Proteins encoded together in one Bacteroides zoogleoformans window:
- a CDS encoding pyridoxine 5'-phosphate synthase: MTRLSVNINKIATLRNARGGNVPDVVGVALDCEKFGADGITVHPRPDERHIRRKDVYDLRPLLHTEFNIEGYPAPEFIDLVLKVKPHQVTLVPDSPEQITSNAGWDTKSNFEFLNEVLDKFNNAGIRTSVFVSTEAEMIEYAAKAGADRVELYTEPYAKAYAQNREAAVTPFVEAAKVVRSLGLGLNAGHDLSLINLNYFYQNIPWLDEVSIGHALISDALYLGLERTIQEYKNCLH, translated from the coding sequence ATGACAAGATTGAGTGTGAATATAAACAAAATAGCAACGCTGCGAAATGCCCGCGGAGGAAATGTTCCGGATGTGGTAGGAGTGGCGTTGGATTGTGAAAAATTTGGCGCTGACGGCATTACCGTGCATCCTCGCCCCGATGAGAGACATATACGTCGGAAGGATGTATATGATTTGCGACCGTTGTTGCATACGGAATTTAACATTGAAGGGTATCCCGCTCCCGAATTTATAGACTTGGTTTTGAAGGTGAAACCGCATCAGGTCACTTTAGTGCCCGACAGTCCTGAACAAATAACGTCGAATGCCGGTTGGGATACTAAAAGCAATTTCGAATTCTTAAACGAAGTGTTGGATAAATTCAACAATGCCGGCATTCGTACTTCCGTATTTGTTTCTACCGAAGCCGAAATGATAGAATATGCAGCCAAAGCGGGTGCCGACCGTGTGGAGCTTTATACAGAACCTTATGCAAAGGCATACGCCCAAAACCGTGAAGCGGCAGTGACTCCTTTTGTTGAGGCTGCTAAGGTAGTTCGTAGTTTAGGATTGGGCTTGAATGCAGGGCATGATTTGAGTCTAATTAATTTGAATTATTTTTATCAAAACATTCCGTGGCTGGACGAAGTCTCTATCGGTCATGCACTGATTAGCGATGCGCTTTATTTGGGACTTGAACGTACTATTCAGGAATATAAAAACTGTCTTCACTGA
- a CDS encoding ExbD/TolR family protein produces the protein MLKRRAKISPAFSMASMTDLIFLLLIFFMITSTMVFPNAIKVLLPQGKQQTSARPLTRVIIDADLNYYAAFGNDKERQLRLGELPPFLQSCAEKEPEMYIALYADETVPYREVVKVLNIANENKFKIVLATRPPEGK, from the coding sequence ATGTTAAAACGTAGAGCTAAAATATCACCCGCTTTCAGCATGGCATCCATGACGGACTTGATTTTCCTGCTGTTGATTTTCTTTATGATAACATCGACCATGGTGTTTCCCAATGCCATCAAAGTGTTGTTGCCACAAGGAAAGCAACAGACATCCGCCCGGCCTCTGACAAGAGTCATCATCGATGCCGATTTGAACTATTATGCGGCTTTTGGTAATGACAAAGAGCGACAGTTGAGATTGGGAGAATTGCCTCCTTTCCTTCAGTCGTGTGCCGAGAAAGAGCCTGAAATGTATATTGCTTTGTATGCCGATGAAACAGTGCCTTATAGAGAAGTAGTGAAAGTGCTGAATATTGCAAACGAGAATAAATTCAAAATAGTGTTGGCTACCCGTCCACCGGAAGGAAAATAG
- a CDS encoding TonB family protein translates to MLNQKEKGKYIGAAGALLVHAAIIALLILVGFALPEPMEEGGVPVMIGEVPDALGAADPSLVEVNVMPEESAREMREVQEQELITQEVEETVALKLKTGVKEPKEVKKPEKTEIEKKAEARRLAETKAERERKEAEETARSRVAGAFGKGSQMGSKGPTNGEGFQGAPEGNAPAGTTSGRGGYGTFSLNGRSIGEGGLPRPAYNVQDEGKVVVTITVNPAGYVIATSINRQTNTVNPALRKAAEDAAKKARFNTVSGLNNQMGTITYYFNLK, encoded by the coding sequence ATGCTGAATCAGAAGGAAAAAGGAAAATATATTGGTGCGGCAGGTGCACTTTTGGTGCATGCTGCCATCATTGCCCTTTTGATATTGGTGGGATTTGCGTTGCCTGAACCGATGGAGGAGGGAGGAGTACCTGTTATGATAGGAGAGGTGCCCGATGCGCTTGGAGCTGCCGACCCTTCTTTGGTGGAAGTAAATGTTATGCCCGAGGAGTCTGCCCGGGAAATGCGAGAGGTGCAGGAACAAGAACTTATTACGCAAGAGGTGGAAGAAACTGTGGCGTTGAAGCTTAAAACGGGGGTGAAGGAGCCTAAAGAAGTAAAGAAACCTGAAAAAACAGAGATCGAAAAAAAGGCAGAAGCTCGCCGATTGGCAGAGACCAAAGCTGAGCGGGAACGCAAGGAGGCGGAAGAAACTGCACGTAGTCGGGTTGCGGGAGCTTTTGGAAAGGGTTCACAAATGGGTAGCAAGGGTCCTACAAATGGAGAAGGCTTTCAAGGGGCTCCTGAAGGAAATGCTCCTGCCGGTACAACTTCCGGCAGAGGAGGTTACGGGACATTCAGTCTCAATGGACGTTCCATTGGCGAGGGAGGATTGCCTCGCCCTGCATACAACGTGCAAGACGAGGGAAAGGTCGTTGTTACAATTACAGTGAACCCTGCCGGATATGTAATAGCGACAAGTATCAACCGCCAGACCAATACCGTGAATCCCGCATTACGGAAGGCGGCGGAAGATGCGGCTAAAAAAGCTCGCTTCAATACGGTGAGTGGGCTGAACAATCAAATGGGGACAATAACGTATTATTTTAACTTGAAATAA
- a CDS encoding DJ-1 family glyoxalase III codes for MGTVYVFFADGFEEIEAFTSVDVMRRAGMNVEMVTVTPDEIVMGAHDIPVLCDKNVVNCDFFDAELLLLPGGMPGAATLEKCDELRKLIMRFFEENKPMAAICAAPMVLGKLGLLKGKKATCYPGFEQYLEGAECTGAPVERDGNIITGRGPGSAMEFALTIVELLQGKEKVEELKEAMCVQ; via the coding sequence ATGGGTACAGTGTATGTTTTTTTTGCCGACGGATTTGAAGAGATAGAAGCTTTCACTTCTGTAGATGTGATGAGACGTGCCGGAATGAATGTGGAAATGGTCACCGTAACCCCGGACGAAATAGTGATGGGGGCACATGATATTCCCGTTCTGTGCGACAAAAACGTGGTAAATTGCGACTTCTTTGATGCGGAGCTTTTGTTGCTTCCCGGTGGTATGCCGGGGGCTGCGACTTTAGAGAAATGCGATGAACTACGCAAACTTATCATGCGCTTTTTTGAGGAGAATAAACCGATGGCAGCTATCTGTGCCGCTCCTATGGTGCTGGGCAAATTGGGCCTGTTGAAGGGTAAAAAGGCAACTTGCTATCCCGGATTTGAACAGTATCTTGAGGGGGCTGAATGTACAGGGGCTCCGGTGGAGAGAGATGGTAATATCATCACGGGAAGAGGACCGGGATCGGCCATGGAGTTTGCATTGACTATAGTGGAATTGCTTCAAGGCAAGGAAAAGGTAGAGGAATTGAAGGAAGCAATGTGTGTTCAGTGA
- a CDS encoding 2-C-methyl-D-erythritol 4-phosphate cytidylyltransferase has protein sequence MNRYVLIVAGGKGLRMGGELPKQFLSIGGKPVLMRTLEVFYGCDPEIQIILVLPRNQQEYWERLCREFHFSLRYAMADGGETRFHSVKNGLALVETPALVGVHDGVRPFVSPEVIARCYELAAEKKAVVPVVRVVETLRRLSRDDSVTVKRDDYRLVQTPQVFDAKLLKKAYEQTYTPHFTDDASVVEALGESVFLTAGNRENIKITTPFDLKIAVALMQSCSI, from the coding sequence ATGAATCGGTATGTTCTGATAGTAGCGGGTGGCAAAGGCTTGCGCATGGGGGGCGAACTTCCCAAACAGTTTCTTTCGATAGGAGGTAAGCCTGTTCTGATGCGTACGTTGGAAGTCTTTTATGGCTGTGATCCGGAAATACAGATAATATTGGTTCTTCCCCGCAACCAGCAGGAGTATTGGGAACGGTTGTGTCGCGAATTCCATTTCTCATTGCGATATGCCATGGCAGATGGGGGAGAAACTCGTTTCCATTCCGTGAAAAACGGTTTGGCTTTGGTGGAAACACCTGCCTTGGTAGGGGTACATGATGGAGTGCGTCCGTTTGTTTCGCCTGAGGTTATTGCTCGCTGCTATGAATTGGCGGCAGAAAAAAAAGCGGTGGTCCCTGTTGTAAGGGTGGTAGAAACTCTACGTCGTTTATCTAGAGATGATAGCGTGACGGTCAAACGAGACGATTATAGACTTGTGCAGACACCTCAAGTCTTTGATGCGAAATTGCTGAAAAAAGCATATGAGCAAACATATACTCCCCATTTTACAGATGATGCGTCTGTTGTAGAAGCACTGGGGGAATCTGTCTTTTTGACCGCGGGCAACAGAGAAAATATTAAAATAACCACTCCTTTTGATTTAAAAATAGCAGTAGCTCTTATGCAATCATGTTCGATTTAG
- the recG gene encoding ATP-dependent DNA helicase RecG — protein sequence MFDLVTHDIKYLSGVGPQRAAVLNKELGIYSLHDLLYYFPYKYVDRSRVYSICEIDGAMPYIQLKGKILSFETAGEGRQRRLIAHFSDNTGVVDLIWFQGIKFLIGKYRVNQEYVVFGKPTVFNGRINIVHPDVDLVSELKSSSMGLQPYYNTTEKMKRSFLNSHAIEKMMNAVVKLLHEPLPETLSPSILARHHLMPLRDALINIHFPSNPELLRKAQYRLKFEELFYVQLNILRYAKDRQRKYRGYIFERVGEIFNTFYSRNLPFELTNAQKRVLKEIRKDVGAGRQMNRLLQGDVGSGKTLVALMSMLIALDNSYQACMMAPTEILANQHYETIRQLLYGMDIRVELLTGSVKGKRRERILSGLLTRDIHILIGTHAVIENTVNFASLGLVVIDEQHRFGVAQRARLWTKNAQPPHVLVMTATPIPRTLAMTLYGDLDVSVIDELPPGRKSIVTLHQFENRITSLYQFMHKQIAEGRQIYIVFPLIEESEKFDLKNLEEGYLHIREEFPECKVCKVHGKMKASEKNAQMQLFVSGGAQIMVATTVIEVGVDVPNATVMIIENAERFGLSQLHQLRGRVGRGANQSYCILVSGYKLAEDTRKRLEIMVRTNDGFEIAEADLKLRGPGDLEGTQQSGVAFDLKIADIARDGQLLQYVREVALTVVDADPNGVLPENEILWRQLKALRKTNVNWAGIS from the coding sequence ATGTTCGATTTAGTCACGCATGACATAAAATATTTGTCGGGTGTAGGTCCGCAGCGTGCCGCGGTGCTTAATAAAGAGTTGGGCATCTATTCTTTGCATGATCTTTTATATTATTTCCCTTATAAATATGTAGACCGAAGTCGCGTTTATTCTATTTGCGAGATTGACGGGGCCATGCCTTATATTCAGCTGAAAGGAAAAATCCTTAGCTTCGAAACAGCCGGTGAAGGTCGTCAACGAAGGCTGATTGCTCATTTTTCGGATAATACGGGAGTGGTGGATTTGATTTGGTTTCAAGGCATTAAATTTCTGATAGGTAAATATAGGGTAAATCAGGAGTATGTTGTATTCGGTAAGCCGACCGTTTTTAATGGTAGAATAAATATTGTGCATCCGGACGTAGACCTTGTGTCGGAATTGAAGTCATCTTCCATGGGATTACAACCTTATTATAACACCACGGAAAAGATGAAACGGAGTTTCCTTAATTCACATGCCATTGAAAAAATGATGAATGCAGTGGTGAAGCTGTTGCACGAGCCATTGCCGGAGACACTTTCACCCTCCATCCTTGCCAGACATCACTTGATGCCATTGAGGGATGCGCTGATCAATATTCATTTCCCCTCTAACCCGGAGTTGCTGCGTAAGGCGCAGTATCGTTTGAAATTTGAAGAATTGTTTTATGTACAGTTGAATATTCTGCGGTATGCTAAAGACCGTCAACGAAAATATCGTGGCTATATTTTTGAAAGAGTAGGAGAGATTTTTAATACTTTTTATTCTCGGAATTTGCCATTCGAGCTGACCAATGCCCAAAAAAGAGTTCTCAAGGAAATCCGTAAAGATGTAGGTGCAGGCAGACAGATGAACAGACTCTTGCAGGGGGATGTGGGGAGCGGAAAGACATTGGTCGCACTGATGAGTATGCTTATCGCACTTGATAACAGTTATCAGGCGTGTATGATGGCTCCTACCGAAATTCTGGCAAATCAGCATTACGAAACTATCCGTCAACTACTATATGGGATGGATATTCGTGTGGAGCTGCTGACCGGTTCTGTCAAAGGAAAACGGCGTGAAAGAATTCTTTCTGGATTGTTGACTCGCGACATACATATATTAATAGGTACGCATGCGGTCATTGAAAACACTGTGAATTTTGCTTCGCTCGGGTTGGTGGTGATTGACGAGCAGCATCGTTTTGGCGTTGCCCAACGTGCACGCTTGTGGACTAAAAATGCACAACCTCCTCATGTGTTGGTTATGACTGCAACCCCCATTCCTCGTACATTGGCCATGACATTGTATGGCGATTTGGATGTATCTGTCATAGACGAACTGCCTCCCGGTCGCAAGTCCATTGTGACCCTGCATCAGTTTGAAAATCGCATAACGAGCTTATATCAGTTTATGCACAAGCAGATAGCCGAAGGAAGGCAAATCTATATTGTTTTTCCTCTGATAGAAGAAAGTGAAAAATTTGATTTGAAGAATCTCGAAGAGGGGTATTTGCATATTCGAGAAGAATTTCCGGAGTGTAAAGTCTGCAAGGTGCATGGAAAGATGAAAGCATCCGAGAAGAATGCGCAGATGCAACTGTTTGTTTCCGGCGGAGCGCAGATAATGGTAGCTACTACCGTGATAGAAGTAGGGGTGGATGTGCCGAATGCTACGGTGATGATAATTGAAAATGCCGAACGCTTCGGATTGTCTCAGCTTCATCAGCTTAGAGGGCGTGTAGGACGTGGAGCCAACCAATCTTATTGTATTTTAGTGTCCGGATATAAATTGGCTGAAGACACGCGGAAACGTTTGGAGATTATGGTGCGCACTAACGATGGGTTTGAGATAGCGGAGGCTGACTTAAAGCTGCGTGGTCCGGGTGATCTGGAGGGAACACAGCAAAGTGGTGTTGCCTTCGATCTGAAAATAGCCGATATAGCTCGTGATGGACAACTGCTTCAATATGTTCGTGAGGTGGCCCTAACAGTGGTGGATGCCGATCCCAATGGGGTATTGCCGGAGAATGAAATATTGTGGAGACAGTTGAAAGCTTTGCGAAAGACGAATGTCAATTGGGCAGGCATCAGCTGA
- a CDS encoding M23 family metallopeptidase, whose protein sequence is MDFNWIKTTLLAATAMVSLNSFSQDLIARQAPIDRKLKSVDSLSLQKQIRAEQTLYPGLDLYSDWNNERVQAYGDVIVPESYTFDLTGFCMPTTNTRITDVFGYRPRRRRMHYGLDIKVYVGDTIRAAFDGKVRIVKNQGRRGYGKYVVLRHDNGLETVYGHLSKQMVDENQLVKAGEPIALGGNTGRSTGSHLHFETRFLGIPIDPALLFDFEKQDIVADSYTFHKTKGTPSTARQIAGEGMFYKVKKGDTLGRIASRQGVTIDKLCKLNRITRRTVLRPGQVLRCS, encoded by the coding sequence ATGGATTTTAATTGGATTAAAACTACATTATTAGCAGCGACAGCAATGGTCAGTCTGAATTCTTTCTCCCAAGATCTCATTGCACGTCAAGCTCCCATTGATAGAAAGTTAAAAAGCGTAGATTCATTGTCTTTGCAAAAACAAATACGTGCAGAGCAAACTTTATATCCCGGTTTAGACTTATATTCAGATTGGAATAACGAACGTGTGCAGGCCTATGGTGATGTCATCGTGCCGGAAAGTTATACGTTCGACTTGACAGGTTTCTGTATGCCTACTACTAATACCCGTATAACGGATGTTTTCGGCTATCGTCCCAGAAGACGTAGAATGCACTATGGCTTGGATATCAAGGTTTACGTGGGCGATACCATTCGGGCTGCTTTTGACGGAAAAGTACGTATTGTCAAGAATCAAGGGCGTCGTGGCTATGGAAAATATGTTGTCCTTCGCCATGATAATGGTTTGGAAACCGTATATGGCCATTTGTCTAAACAAATGGTTGATGAAAACCAGTTGGTAAAAGCCGGTGAACCGATTGCCTTGGGTGGTAATACGGGGCGTTCTACCGGTTCACATCTCCACTTTGAAACTCGTTTTTTGGGAATACCTATTGACCCGGCATTATTGTTCGATTTTGAGAAACAAGACATTGTTGCTGATTCTTACACATTTCACAAGACAAAAGGAACTCCGAGCACAGCACGCCAAATTGCCGGTGAAGGTATGTTCTATAAAGTGAAGAAAGGCGATACACTGGGACGAATTGCATCTCGTCAGGGTGTAACCATAGACAAGTTGTGTAAACTGAATCGAATTACGCGTAGGACTGTTTTGCGTCCGGGACAAGTATTACGTTGTTCATAA
- a CDS encoding DUF1599 domain-containing protein has product MEETKQQFEHVIAMCRDLFSKKLHDYGTAWRILRPTSVTDQIFIKANRIRSIETKGITLIDEDIRAGFIAIINYGIIGLIQLELGYAEKPDISNEEALALYDKHAGNSLDLMLAKNHDYDEAWRSMLISSYTDLILMKLSRTKQIESLSGQTLVSEGVDANYMDMINYSVFGLIKIELGD; this is encoded by the coding sequence ATGGAAGAAACCAAGCAACAATTTGAACATGTCATAGCGATGTGCCGTGACTTGTTTTCTAAGAAACTTCATGATTATGGTACGGCATGGCGTATCCTTCGCCCCACTTCTGTGACAGATCAAATATTCATTAAAGCCAATCGTATTAGAAGCATTGAAACAAAAGGCATCACTCTGATTGACGAAGACATTCGGGCGGGATTCATTGCTATCATTAACTATGGAATAATCGGATTGATACAACTTGAATTAGGTTATGCTGAGAAGCCCGATATAAGCAATGAAGAAGCTTTGGCATTATATGATAAACATGCCGGGAATTCACTGGACTTGATGCTTGCTAAAAATCATGATTATGATGAGGCGTGGCGTAGTATGCTTATTAGTTCGTACACCGATTTGATTTTAATGAAGCTCAGTCGGACAAAACAGATTGAAAGTCTTTCCGGACAAACATTGGTTTCAGAAGGAGTTGATGCCAACTATATGGATATGATTAATTATTCTGTTTTCGGCTTAATCAAGATTGAACTTGGAGATTGA
- a CDS encoding BT_3928 family protein, whose product MEIDKIHIVEKVWVNFCCLLLGVLFVFSGFVKAVDPLGLYYKIGDYSIAFRMTSFLEGKLSFLMSVALPALEFSIGVFLLLGIRRKVAALLVLLFMIVMTPLTFYLALANPISDCGCFGDAWVLTNWQTFGKNAVLLIVAISVFKWQRLQVRFITPNVEWMISMYTVLFVFALSFYCLQNLPILDFRPYKIGKNIRVGMEIPEGVKPSVFESRFVLEKNGERREFTLEDYPDSTWTFIESRTILKEKGYEPSIHDFSMMSLDTWEDITDSVLADKGYTFLLVAHRIEEADDSNIDLINEIYDYCVDHGYGFYALTSSPIDEIALWRDKTGAEYPFCQMDDIMLKTIIRSNPGLLLIKDGTVLNKWSDVNLPDEYVLTDRLEKLPLGQQKQVSDVRTIGYVLLYFIIPLLMVIGLDVFVVKRRERSRMKKEI is encoded by the coding sequence TTGGAGATTGACAAAATACATATTGTCGAGAAAGTATGGGTGAACTTCTGCTGTCTTCTACTTGGAGTCTTGTTCGTGTTCTCCGGTTTTGTGAAGGCTGTCGATCCGTTAGGGCTCTACTATAAAATTGGGGATTATTCGATTGCTTTTAGGATGACCTCCTTTTTGGAGGGCAAATTGTCCTTTCTGATGAGCGTGGCATTACCCGCACTGGAGTTTAGTATCGGTGTTTTCCTGCTTTTGGGAATACGGCGTAAGGTGGCGGCTTTATTGGTGCTGCTTTTCATGATTGTTATGACTCCTTTGACATTCTATTTGGCTTTGGCTAATCCAATCTCTGATTGTGGATGTTTTGGTGACGCTTGGGTTTTAACCAACTGGCAAACTTTTGGAAAAAATGCTGTGCTGTTGATAGTGGCAATCTCTGTCTTCAAGTGGCAAAGGTTGCAAGTACGCTTCATCACTCCCAACGTAGAGTGGATGATTTCCATGTACACAGTCTTGTTTGTTTTTGCTTTGTCTTTCTATTGTTTACAGAATCTGCCAATCTTAGATTTTCGTCCTTATAAGATTGGAAAGAATATAAGGGTTGGCATGGAAATTCCGGAAGGAGTTAAACCAAGTGTTTTTGAGAGTCGCTTTGTTTTAGAGAAGAATGGTGAACGCAGAGAGTTTACATTAGAGGATTATCCGGATAGTACATGGACTTTTATAGAGTCGCGCACTATACTGAAAGAAAAAGGATATGAGCCTTCCATCCATGATTTTTCGATGATGAGTCTGGATACATGGGAAGATATAACAGATAGCGTGTTGGCTGATAAAGGATATACGTTCTTGCTGGTTGCGCACCGTATAGAGGAAGCCGACGATAGTAATATCGATCTCATCAATGAAATATATGATTATTGTGTGGATCATGGTTATGGTTTCTATGCCTTGACTTCATCTCCGATAGATGAGATAGCTTTGTGGCGTGATAAGACGGGAGCGGAGTATCCTTTTTGTCAGATGGATGACATTATGTTGAAAACCATTATCCGCTCTAATCCGGGCTTATTGCTGATAAAAGATGGAACGGTGTTGAATAAGTGGTCTGATGTGAATCTGCCGGATGAGTATGTACTGACTGACCGTTTGGAGAAACTGCCTTTAGGACAGCAGAAGCAGGTAAGTGATGTGCGGACCATAGGCTATGTGCTATTGTACTTCATCATTCCGTTGTTGATGGTGATTGGACTTGATGTTTTCGTTGTGAAGCGGCGCGAAAGAAGCAGAATGAAAAAGGAAATATAA
- the tpiA gene encoding triose-phosphate isomerase produces the protein MRKNIVAGNWKMNKTLQEGVALAKELNEALANEKPNCDVVICTPFIHLASVTPLVDVAKIGVGAENCADKASGAYTGEVSASMVASTGAKYVILGHSERRAYYGETVAILEEKVKLALTNGLTPIFCIGEVLEEREADKQNEVVASQLASVFSLSAEDFSKIILAYEPVWAIGTGKTATPDQAQEIHAFIRSTVAAKYGKEVADNCSILYGGSCKPSNAKELFANPDVDGGLIGGAALSVADFKGIIDAFK, from the coding sequence ATGAGAAAAAACATTGTTGCAGGAAACTGGAAAATGAACAAGACCCTTCAGGAGGGTGTTGCTCTTGCAAAAGAACTGAATGAAGCATTGGCTAATGAAAAGCCCAACTGTGATGTAGTTATCTGTACTCCGTTTATTCACCTGGCATCTGTTACTCCTTTGGTGGATGTTGCTAAAATCGGTGTAGGCGCAGAAAATTGTGCAGACAAAGCATCGGGTGCATATACCGGTGAGGTTTCTGCTTCTATGGTTGCTTCTACGGGAGCAAAATATGTGATTCTGGGGCACTCTGAACGTCGTGCATATTATGGTGAAACTGTTGCTATCCTCGAAGAAAAAGTTAAGTTGGCTTTGACTAACGGTCTTACTCCGATATTCTGTATTGGCGAAGTGCTGGAAGAACGCGAAGCTGACAAGCAGAATGAAGTTGTGGCTTCTCAGCTGGCTTCTGTATTCTCTTTGTCTGCTGAAGATTTCTCTAAAATTATTTTAGCTTACGAACCGGTTTGGGCTATCGGTACAGGTAAGACTGCCACTCCGGACCAAGCGCAGGAAATCCATGCTTTCATCCGTTCGACAGTAGCTGCGAAATATGGCAAGGAAGTGGCAGATAATTGCTCTATTCTTTATGGCGGTAGCTGCAAGCCTTCTAATGCGAAGGAGTTGTTTGCTAATCCGGATGTAGACGGTGGCCTGATTGGCGGTGCTGCCTTGAGTGTCGCTGACTTCAAGGGCATTATTGATGCTTTTAAGTAA